In Bubalus bubalis isolate 160015118507 breed Murrah chromosome 3, NDDB_SH_1, whole genome shotgun sequence, a genomic segment contains:
- the LOC102394952 gene encoding myosin phosphatase Rho-interacting protein isoform X6 — MSAAKENPCRKFQANIFNKSKCQNCFKPRESHLLNDEDLTQAKPIYGGWLLLAPDGTDFDNPVHRSRKWQRRFFILYEHGLLRYALDEMPTTLPQGTINMNQCTDVVDGEGRTGQKFSLCILTPEKEHFIRAETKEIISGWLEMLTVYPRTNKQNQKKKRKVEPPTPQEPGPAKMAVTSSSSSIPSAEKVPTTKSTLWQEEMRAKDQPDGSSPSPAQSPSQGQPPAASTLREPGLEGRDARRTRGGSRPSTSLVPRLPEESTTSGDRVDCGRKVRVESGYFSLEKTKQDVKAEEQQLPPPLSPPSPGAPTNRYSDSGPPSHKPGHPLPPPGPQLPARTVCSSSFNSLDVASHPPAHVDSGSAGGRGAERPGRAYAFKASRQYATLADVPKAIRISHREAFQVERRRLERRTRARSPGREEVARLFGNERRRSQVIEKFEALDTEKAEHMETNLSTGPSASSDTRQGRSEKRAFPRKRPDLLNFKKGWLTKQYEDGQWKKHWFVLADQSLRFYRDSVAEEAADLDGEIDLSTCCDVTEYPVQRNYGFQIHTKEGAFTLSAMTSGIRRNWIQTIMKHVHPTSAPDVTSSLPQVKARSSSPSETRPLEKQDGELGEPDPEQRRSRARERRREGRSKTFDWAEFRPIQQALAQERAGGPRAEAEPGELERERARRREERRKRFGTPDVEGPSADDAALRMEVDRGMGPPTAAELRTQNVHVEIEQRWHQVETTPLREEKQVPIAPLHLSSEDGSDRLSTPELTSLLEKELEQSQKEASDLLEQNRLLQDQLRVALGREQSAREGYVLQTEVATSPSGTWQRLHRVNQDLHGELEAQCQRQELITRQIQALKRSYGEAKDAIRHHEAEIRSLQVRLGNAAAELALKEQALAKLQGELKLEKDKVREQLEEWQQSEAALSAQLRTSERKLQSAEALLLGRTQELRDLERQQALQRDRHKEVQQLQERIADLSQQLGASERAQRLMEEKLQRNYELLLGSCEREKQELLRSLAEAEDRARAFEGRLQEHEHRVEALQEEKLSPRSEGSEAVQRLEEQLEMKEASIQKLAEHVQSLRDERDLTQQRFQELLGRVTLSDGDVAALQEKLRGREADYQSLEHSFRRVAGQLQGAHTRLQEKEEELRRLQDAHEKALEREGRGLQQAVLGPSTLGSSVDEADGKLQAEGEIEQRVATESLEDAEDSLTCVGLQCQTAGMPLGLPCSGLEDVAPGEEELGDSSPSRDESTVPLRSEVSSKPDQGAPGIKRQRIRFSTIQCQKYTHPDGCEKTGASSVSSDTSQERSPSEESMSSEATPSSLPMPSDPDAYLSIIHSLETKLYVTEEKLKGVTARLESQQGQSQEALLVLHQQWASTEARLCEQLRASLLQVTALAAQLEQERQARAEVVESHVGELSDFQVKNSQALACLESCREQLQSLPGDAGAGPLAGLESLLVGAVQALRPQPASTGETGFLEEEKEPSQQLPHMLTLSEQEQLQLLSEQIALEAALIDQIADSLRNTTLDVSQVFLEISQSDRWRLESESAVVCPGAPADAWAKKVLVDGEFWSQVESLSRHLETLGGEAASALGGRQPGAQPAPAPALADATWVRAELSLAACSMRESLHRRLRSVQETLQGTQAALQQHKCMLQEVLGAYRTPAFERVMQQVSEALQLPLGTRDGDQVSWAGHPPVEAPSHQDPAGSLACPLSSQSSGVLAAIQEELALQLKDKATCERGFAAMEETHQKKIEDLQRQHQRELEKLREEKDRLLAEETAATISAIEAMKNAHREEMERELEKSQRSQISSVNADVEALRRQYLEELQSVQRELEVLSEQYSQKCLENAHLAQALEAERQALRQCQRENQELNAHNQELNNRLAAEISRLRTLLTGDAGGEAAGSPLTQGKDAYELEVLLRVKESEIQYLKQEISSLKDELQTALRDKKYASDKYKDIYTELSIVRAKADCDVSRLKEQLKAATEALGEKSPENPPVSGYDIMKSKSNPDFLKTDRSCVGRQLRGLRSKSLKEGLTVQDRLKLFESRDLERD, encoded by the exons GTGGCTGGAGATGCTCACAGTCTATCCCAGGACCAATAAGCAGAACCAGAAGAAGAAGCGGAAGGTGGAGCCCCCCACACCACAG GAGCCAGGGCCGGCCAAGATGGCtgtcaccagcagcagcagcagcatccccagTGCTGAGAAAGTCCCCACCACCAAGTCCACACTCTGGCAGGAAGAAATGAGGGCCAAGGACCAGCCAGATGGGAGCAGCCCGAGTCCAGCTCAGAGTCCCAGCCAGGGCCAGCCTCCTGCGGCCAGCACCCTGAGGGAGCCAGGGCTTGAGGGCAGAGATG CTCGTAGAACCAGAGGTGGCAGCAGGCCGAGCACGTCTCTTGTCCCTCGTCTTCCAGAGGAGAGCACCACAAGTGGTGACCGCGTGGACTGTGGCCGCAAAGTCCGGGTGGAGAGCGGCTACTTCTCCCTGGAGAAAACCAAGCAGGACGTGAAGGCCGAGGAGCAACAGCTGCCCCCACCGCTCTCCCCGCCCAGCCCGGGCGCCCCCACCAACAGGTACAGCGACTCCGGCCCACCCTCCCACAAGCCTGGccatccccttcctcccccaggtCCTCAGCTCCCTGCCCGAACCGTCTGCAGCAGCTCCTTCAACTCCTTGGATGTGGCCAGCCATCCCCCTGCCCATGTGGACTCCGGCAgtgctggggggcggggagcagaGAGACCGGGGCGTGCCTATGCCTTTAAAGCCAGCAGGCAGTATGCCACCCTGGCCGACGTCCCTAAGGCCATCAGGATCAGCCACAGAGAAGCCTTCCAGGTGGAGAGAAGGCGACTGGAGCGCAGGACTCGGGCCCGGAGCCCTGGCAGGGAAGAGGTGGCCCGTCTGTTTGGCAACGAGCGGAG GAGGTCCCAGGTAATAGAGAAGTTTGAGGCCCTGGACACAGAGAAGGCAGAGCACATGGAGACCAACTTGTCCACCGGGCCCTCAGCCTCAAGTGACACTCGACAAGGCCGCAGCGAGAAGAGGGCGTTCCCTAGGAAGCGG CCCGACCTGCTGAATTTCAAAAAAGGCTGGCTGACCAAGCAGTATGAGGATGGCCAG TGGAAGAAGCACTGGTTTGTCCTTGCTGATCAAAGCCTGAGGTTCTACAGGGACTCGGTGGCTGAAGAG GCCGCCGACTTGGATGGGGAAATTGACTTGTCTACGTGCTGCGATGTCACAGAGTACCCAGTGCAGAGAAACTATGGCTTCCAGATCCAC ACAAAGGAAGGCGCCTTCACCCTCTCTGCCATGACATCCGGAATCCGGAGGAACTGGATCCAGACCATCATGAAGCATGTCCACCCGACCTCTGCCCCGGATGTGACGAG CTCGCTGCCGCAGGTGAAGGCCCGGAGCAGCTCCCCCTCAGAGACGAGGCCGCTGGAGAAGCAGGACGGGGAGCTTGGGGAGCCCGACCCTGAGCAGAGGAGGAGCCGTGCGCGTGAGCGCAGGCGCGAGGGCCGCTCCAAGACCTTCGACTGGGCCGAGTTCCGCCCTATCCAGCAGGCCTTGGCCCAGGAGAGGGCCGGTGGCCCTCGGGCCGAGGCGGAGCCCGGGGAGCTGGAGCGGGAGCGCGCACGTCGGCGGGAGGAGCGGCGCAAGCGCTTTGGGACGCCTGACGTGGAGGGGCCCAGTGCAGACGATGCGGCCCTGCGCATGGAGGTTGACCGGGGCATGGGGCCGCCTACAGCTGCGGAGCTCAGGACCCAAAATGTGCATGTGGAGATCGAGCAGCGCTGGCATCAGGTGGAGACCACCCCCCTccgggaggagaagcaggtgccCATCGCCCCCCTGCACCTGTCCTCTGAAGACGGCAGCGACCGACTCTCCACACCCGAGCTGACCTCGCTGCTGGAGAAGGAG TTGGAGCAGAGCCAGAAGGAGGCCTCAGACCTTCTGGAACAGAACCGACTGCTGCAGGACCAGCTGAGGGTGGCTCTGGGCCGGGAGCAGAGCGCCCGGGAGGGCTATGTGCTGCAG ACCGAAGTGGCCACCTCCCCGTCCGGCACCTGGCAGAGGCTCCACAGAGTCAACCAGGATCTGCACGGCGAGCTGGAGGCCCAGTGCCAGCGCCAGGAGCTCATCACACGGCAGATTCAGGCCCTGAAGCGCAGCTACGGGGAGGCCAAGGATGCGATCCGGCATCACGAGGCCGAGATTCGGAGCCTCCAGGTGCGGCTGGGCAACGCTGCCGCCGAGCTTGCCCTCAAGGAGCAGGCGCTGGCCAAGCTCCAGGGCGAGCTGAAGCTGGAGAAGGACAAGGTGCGCGAGCAGCTGGAGGAGTGGCAGCAGAGCGAGGCCGCGCTCAGCGCCCAGCTGCGCACCAGCGAGCGAAAGCTCCAGAGCGCAGAGGCCCTGCTGCTGGGGAGGACTCAGGAGCTGCGGGACCTGGAACGGCAGCAGGCGCTGCAGCGGGACCGGCACAAGGAGGTACAGCAGTTGCAGGAGCGCATCGCCGACCTCAGCCAGCAGCTGGGCGCCAGCGAGCGGGCCCAGAGGCTGATGGAGGAGAAACTGCAGAGGAACTATGAGCTGCTGCTGGGGAGCTGCGAGCGGGAGAAGCAGGAGCTACTGCGGAGCCTGGCGGAAGCAGAGGACAGGGCCCGCGCCTTCGAGGGGCGGCTGCAGGAGCACGAGCACCGGGTGGAGGCGCTGCAGGAGGAGAAGCTGAGCCCCAGGTCCGAGGGCAGCGAGGCGGTGCAGCGGCTGGAGGAGCAGCTGGAGATGAAGGAGGCCAGCATCCAGAAGCTTGCCGAGCATGTGCAGAGCCTGCGCGATGAGCGCGACCTGACGCAACAGCGCTTCCAAGAGCTGCTGGGCCGTGTCACCCTGTCCGATGGGGATGTAGCTGCGCTGCAGGAGAAGCTGAGGGGAAGGGAGGCTGACTACCAGAGCCTGGAGCACTCCTTCAGGAGGGTGGCCGGCCAGCTCCAGGGCGCGCACACGCGGCTccaagagaaggaggaggagctgcGGCGCCTGCAGGACGCACACGAGAAGGCGCTGgagagggaggggcggggcctgcagCAGGCTGTGCTGGGGCCATCCACCCTGGGGAGCAGCGTAGATGAGGCAGACGGGaagctccaggcagagggagagaTCGAACAGCGAGTGGCCACAGAGTCTTTGGAGGATGCCGAGGACAGCCTTACTTGTGTGGGCCTTCAGTGCCAGACTGCCGGCATGCCTCTGGGCCTGCCCTGCTCGGGGCTGGAGGACGTGGCCCCAGgagaggaggagctgggggacAGCAGCCCCAGCAGAGACGAGAGCACGGTGCCCCTGAGGTCGGAAGTGTCCTCAAAACCTGACCAGGGGGCACCTGGCATTAAGAGGCAAAGAATCCGATTCTCCACGATCCAGTGTCAGAAGTACACCCACCCTGACGGGTGCGAGAAGACCGGAGCCAGCAGTGTGTCCTCAGACACCAGTCAGGAGCGCTCACCCTCGGAGGAAAGTATGTCATCGGAGGCTACCCCCAGCTCACTCCCCATGCCCAGTGACCCGGACGCTTACCTGTCCATCATCCACTCCCTGGAGACCAAGCTCTACGTCACCGAGGAGAAGCTCAAAGGCGTGACAGCAAGGCTGGAGAGCCAGCAGGGCCAGAGCCAGGAAGCGCTGCTTGTGCTACACCAGCAGTGGGCTAGCACCGAGGCGCGGCTCTGCGAGCAGCTCCGAGCCAGCCTGCTCCAGGTCACCGCGCTGGCCGCCCAGCTGGAGCAGGAGAGACAGGCCAGGGCGGAGGTGGTCGAGAGCCATGTCGGGGAGCTCAGCGACTTCCAGGTGAAAAACAGCCAGGCCCTGGCTTGCCTGGAGAGCTGTCGAGAACAGCTGCAGTCCCTGCCAGGGGACGCAGGAGCGGGGCCCTTGGCTGGTCTGGAGAGCCTGCTTGTGGGTGCTGTCCAGGCCCTGCGTCCCCAGCCAGCTTCCACGGGGGAAacaggcttcttggaggaggagaaggagccatCCCAGCAGCTGCCACACATGCTGACGCTGAGCGAGCAGGAGCAGCTGCAGCTTCTCTCTGAGCAGATAGCTCTGGAAGCCGCCCTCATAGACCAGATTGCAGACTCGCTACGGAACACAACGTTGGACGTGTCGCAAGTCTTCCTGGAGATCTCTCAGTCAGATCGGTGGCGGCTGGAGTCTGAAAGTGCTGTGGTCTGTCCGGGGGCCCCAGCAGATGCCTGGGCCAAGAAGGTGCTGGTGGATGGAGAGTTCTGGAGCCAGGTCGAGTCCCTGAGCCGGCACCTGGAGACACTGGGCGGAGAGGCAGCCAGCGCCTTGGGAGGCAGGCAGCCGGGTGCccagccagccccagcccctgccctggctGACGCCACATGGGTCAGGGCTGAGCTCAGTCTCGCCGCGTGCTCGATGAGGGAGTCCCTGCACCGCAGGCTCCGGAGCGTCCAGGAGACCCTCCAGGGGACACAGGCGGCCCTGCAGCAGCACAAGTGCATGCTGCAGGAGGTCCTGGGGGCCTACCGGACCCCTGCCTTTGAGAGGGTGATGCAGCAGGTCTCGGAAGCCCTGCAGCTTCCACTGGGCACCAGAGACGGTGACCAGGTGTCCTGGGCCGGGCACCCGCCGGTAGAAGCACCAAGTCATCAGGACCCAGCCGGCTCCCTGGCTTGTCCCTTGTCCAGCCAGAGTTCTGGAGTCTTAGCTGCTATTCAGGAGGAGCTTGCCCTGCAGCTGAAAGATAAG GCCACGTGCGAGCGGGGGTTTGCAGCCATGGAAGAGACGCACCAGAAGAAGATCGAGGACCTGCAGAGGCAGCACCAGCGGGAGCTGGAGAAACTGCGAGAGGAGAAGGACCGCCTCCTGGCTGAGGAGACTGCAGCCACCATCTCAG CTATCGAAGCCATGAAGAACGCCCACCGTGAGGAGATGGAGCGGGAGCTGGAGAAGAGCCAGCGGTCCCAGATCAGCAGCGTCAACGCAGACGTCGAGGCCCTGCGGCGACAGTACCT GGAGGAGCTGCAGTCCGTGCAGCGTGAGCTGGAGGTCCTCTCAGAGCAGTACTCGCAGAAGTGCCTGGAGAACGCCCACCTGGCCCAGGCTCTGGAGGCCGAGCGGCAGGCCCTACGGCAGTGCCAGCGCGAGAACCAGGAGCTCAACGCCCACAACCAG GAGCTGAACAACCGCCTGGCTGCAGAAATCTCACGGCTACGGACACTGCTGACTGGGGACGCCGGTGGCGAGGCCGCTGGTTCGCCCCTCACACAGGGCAAGGACGCCTACGAGTTAGAG GTCTTGTTAAGGGTCAAGGAATCAGAAATTCAGTACCTGAAACAGGAGATCAGCTCCCTCAAGGACGAGTTACAGACAGCTTTGCGG GATAAGAAGTACGCCAGTGACAAGTACAAAGATATCTACACAGAACTCAGCATTGTGAGGGCGAAGGCCGACTGTGACGTCAGCAGGTTGAAGGAGCAGCTGAAAGCCGCCACGGAAGCACTGGGTGAGAAGTCCCCGGAGAACCCACCTGTGTCCGGATACG ACATCATGAAGTCCAAGAGCAACCCTGATTTCCtgaagacagacaggtcatgtgTCGGCCGGCAGCTCAGAGGCCTCAGGTCCAAG AGTCTGAAAGAAGGCCTGACGGTGCAAGATCGCCTGAAGCTCTTTGAGTCCCGGGACCTGGAGCGCGACTAG